One Skermanella pratensis genomic window, AACAGGGAATGCATGACGATGGCGGAGGCCCCGGCATCCTCCAGCCGACGCACCATGTCCAGGTCGTCGACCAGGGGCGACGCGCCCGGCATGATCGGATGGGGCAACTCGAAACCGAGATAGCGCGTGCGCAGGTCCATGATCGCTTCCCTCCGCTCGATGAGTGGTCAGTCGGCCGTGGGCTCGACGAAGCCCGCCATGTGGCGGTAGAGGTCCAGGCGCAGCCTGTTCTCGGTCTCCGCTGCCTTGAGCAGCCGCCGGAACCGCTCGGGGTCGTCGCGCCGGACGACGCCGAAGCGGGTTTCGTTGGCCATGAAGTCGGCAAGCCGCGCCTTGGGCGGACCGCTGTCCAGCTGAAGCGGCGGCTGTCCCGCCGCGAGCCGGCGCGGATCGTAGCGGAACAGCGGCCAGTGGCCGCTCTCGACCGCCAGCTTCTGCTGGTCGAGCTGGTGGCACAGGTCGTAGCCGTGGGCGACGCAGGGGCTGTAGGCGATGATCAGGGACGGGCCGGGATAGGACTCGGCCTCCATGAAGGCCCTGACCGTCTGCGCGTCTTTGGCGCCGAACGCGACATGGGCGACATAGACGTGGCCGTAGGCCATCGCCAGCATGCCCAGGTCCTTCTTTCCGACAGCCCGGCCGGCCATGGCGAACTTGGCCGACGCGCCGAGCGGCGTCGCCTTCGACTGCTGGCCGCCGGTATTCGAGTAGACCTCCGTGTCCAGCACCAGCACGTTCACGTCCCGGTCGGACGACAGCACGTGGTCCAGGCCGCCATAGCCGATGTCGTAGGCCCAGCCGTCGCCGCCGACGATCCAGACGGACTTGGGCGCGAGATAGTCGGCCAGAAGCTCCAGCCGCCGGGCGGCGGGGCCGGCGATCCCGGCCAGATGCCGGCGCAGCTCCAGGACGGCCTCCCGCCGGGCCTTGAGGGCGCCTTCCCCGGCGGGTCCTTCCGCCAGCAGGTCCTGCACCGGAATACCGGAAAGCTCATGCTCCAGCCCGCGCAGCAGGCTCCTGGCCTGGTCGGCCAGCTGGTCGATCCCGACCCGGATGCCGAAGCCGAACTCGGCATTGTCCTCGAACAGGGAGTTGGCCCAGGCCGGTCCCCGCCCGTCGGCATTGGTCGCATAGGGCGTGGTCGGCAGGTTTCCGCCATAAATGGACGAGCAGCCGGTGGCGTTGGCGATGACGGCGCGGTCGCCGAACAGCTGGGTCAGCAGCTTGACGTAGGGCGTCTCGCCGCAGCCGGCGCAGGCGCCGGAGAACTCGAACAGCGGCTCGAACAGCTGCACCTGCTTGACGTTGTGCGGCACCAGTTCGCGCGGGGCTTCCGGCACCTGCCGGAAATAATCCCAGAGCGGCCGGGCCGCCGGGCGCACCGCCTCGGCCGGCCGCATTTCCAGCGCCTTGCGGCGGGGATTGCCCTTGTCCTTGGCCGGGCAGACCTCGACGCACAGGGTGCAGCCGGTGCAGTCGTCGGGAGCCACCTGGAGCAGGTACTTCGCCCCCTGGAACTCGTCGCCGCGGTAGTCGAGGGTCACGAATCCTTCGGGAGCGTCCGCCAGGTCGGCGGGTGCGGCGGCCTTGACCCGGATCGCGGCGTGCGGGCAGACCATCGCGCATTTGTTGCACTGGATGCACAGCTCGGCGTTCCAGACCGGGATCTCGGTCGCGATCATGCGCTTCTCGTAGCGCGTGGTGCCCAGCGGCCAGGTCCCGTCCACCGGGAAGGCGCTGACCGGCAACCGGTCGCCGTGCCCGGCGAGCATCAGCGCCGTGACCCTTTGGACGAAATCCGGCGCGTCTCCGGGAACGGCCGGCGGCCGGGGAAGGCCGGTGGGCCGGGACGGCCCCCTGGCCGGAACCGGGACCGGCACCAGATGGGCCAGCGCCTCGTCCACGGCGGCATTGTTGCGCCGGACCATCTCCTCGCTGCGGCGGCCGTAGGTCTTCTCGATCGCGGCACGGATCTCGGCGATCGCCTCGTCGCGCGGCATCACCTCGGACAGGGCGAAGAAGCAGGTCTGCATGATGGTATTGATGCGGCGCCCCAGCCCCGCCTCCCGGGCGACCCGGCTGGCGTCGATCGCGTGGAGCCGCAAGGCCCGCTCGATCGCCAGTTCCTGGACCTCGCGGGGCAGCCGGGCCCAGACCTCCTCCGGGGTGCCGGGAAGGTTCAGCAGCACCTGGGCGCCCGGAGCGGCCAGCTCCAGGACGTCGGCCCGCTCCAGCAGGGGGGCGTGGTGGCAGGCGACGAAATCCGCCTTGCGGATCAGCCAGGGAGCGTTGACCGGGTTCCGGCCGAAACGCAGGTGGGAGACGGTGGTGGCGCCGGCCTTGCGGCTGTCATAGACGAAATAGCCCTGGGCATGGGCGCCCGTATGCTCCGCGATGATCTTCAGCGAGTTCTTGTTGGCGCCGACCGTCCCGTCCGAGCCCAGGCCGAAGAACACCGCCCGCATGGTGTCGGGCGGCTCGATGTCGAAATCCGGGTCGAAGGACAGCGAGGAATGGCTCACGTCGTCGGTGATGCCGAGGGTGAAGCGCCGCTTCGGCTGCGGCTTGGTCAGTTCCTCGAACACCGCCGCGGCCATGCCGGGCGTGAACTCCTTGGACGACAACCCGTAGCGTCCGCCGATCACCACGGGACGGGCCGGGAACTCCGCGGGGGCGTCGGCCAGCGCCGCGACCACGTCGAGGAACAGGGGTTCGCCGACCGATCCCGGCTCCTTGGTCCGGTCCAGCACCGCGACCGCACGGACCGAGGGCGGCAGTGCCTCCAGGAAGCCGGCGGTGTCGAAAGGCCGGTAGAGCCGCACGGTCAGCGCGCCGACCTTGTGGCCGCGCGCCGCCAGCCAGAGCGCGGTTTCCCGCACCGTCCGGGCGCCCGATCCCATGGCGACCACCACCCGCTCGGCGTCCGGCGCGCCGTCATAGTCGAACGGGGCGTAGCGGCGGCCGGTCAGCGCCGCGAAGCGGTCCAGGACGCCGCGGACGATGCCGGGGCAGGCTTCGTAATAAGGGTTGCAGGCCTCGCGCGCTTGGAAGAAGACGTCGGCGTTCTGCGCGGTGCCGCGGATCACGGGATGATCGGGGGTCAGCGCCCGCCGGCGCAGGGCGTCGACCGCGTCCCCGTCCAGCATGGCCCCCACCTGCTCGTCGTCCAGCGGGGTCACTCGGTTCAGCTCGTGGGAGGTGCGGAACCCGTCGAAGAAATGGATGAACGGGATGCGGGACTCCAGGGTCGCGGCATGGGCGACCAGGGCCATGTCCTGCGCCTCCTGCACGGTGGAAGACGCGAGCATCGCGAAGCCGGTCTGGCGGCAGGCCATCACGTCGGAATGGTCGCCGAAGATCGACAGGGCATGGGTCGCCAGGGTGCGCGCCGCCACGTGGAGCACGAACGGCGTCAGCTCGCCCGCGATCTTGTAGAGGTTGGGAATCATCAGCAGCAGGCCCTGGGACGCCGTGAAGCTGGTCGCCAGCGCGCCGGCCTGGAGCGCGCCGTGGATCGCCCCGGCGGCCCCGCCCTCAGACTGCATCTCGACCACCCGGGGGACCTGCCCCCACAGGTTGGGCCGCCCCTTGGCCGCCCATTCGTCGGCCAGCTCGCCCATGGGCGAGGCGGGAGTTATGGGGTAGATCGCGATGACCTCGCTGGCCCGGTACGCGACGGAGGCCGCGGCCTGGTTGCCGTCGATGATCTCGCCGGCCTGAGTCCGGTCCTCCCCGGAGCTGCGTGCGATGGCTACGGACCCGTCGTCGGGCATGGCATCCTCCCGCTATTTTCCGCCAGCATCGGCGGAAAGCGGAAGCGCCGCATTGACATCGGTCAAGAACGCGGGGGAATCGTCCTGCCGGCTTCCGGCCGGAGGAAGTCGAAGTCGCAGCCCTCGTCGGCCTGGAGCACGCTGTCCAGGTAGAGCTTGCGGTAGCCCCGCTCCGGCGGCGCATGGGGGACCGGCACGGGCGCGCGGGCGGCCAGTTCGGCCTCGTCCACCAGCAGGTCGATCCGGCGCGCCGGCACGTCCAGCCGGATGCGGTCGCCGGTGCGGACCAGGGCCAGCGGGCCGCCGGAGGCGGATTCCGGCGTCACGTGCAGGACGATGGTGCCCGACGCGGTGCCGCTCATACGCCCGTCGGAGATCCGCACCATGTCGGTGACGCCCTGGCGGGCCAGCTTGCGCGGGATCGGCAGGTATCCCGCCTCCGGCATGCCGGGGGCGCCCTTCGGGCCGATGTTCTGAAGAACCAGGATGTCGTCGGCGGTCACGTCCAGGTCGGGATCGTCGATCCGGGCGGCCAGGTCGGCGGCCCCGGCGAAGACGACGGCGCGTCCGGTGTGCCGCATCAGCCGGGGCGACGCGGCCGACTGCTTGACGATGGCTCCCCCCGGCGCCAGCGTGCCGCGCAGGAAGGCCATGCCGCCCTCGGGATGGATCGGGTTTTCCAAGGTGCGCACGACGTCCTGCGGCCACGGGCCGGGCGCCGCGTCGATCGCCTCGCCCAGGGTCGTGCCGGCGACCGTCGGGCAGTCCAGGTGCAGCAGCGGCCGCAATTCGCGGAGGATCGCGGCGAGGCCGCCGGCATCGTGCAGGTCTTCCATGTAGTGGCGGCCGGACGGCTTGAGATCGACCAGGACGGGCGTCTCCCGGCCCATGCGGTCGAAACCCTCCAGGTCGATGCGGATGCCCAGGCGGCCGGCCATGGCGGTCAGGTGGATGATCCCGTTGGTCGATCCTCCCGTCGCCAGCAGCACCCGGAGCGCGTTCTCGAACGCCCGTTCCGTCATGATCCGGTCGGGCGTGACGCCGTCCCGGGCGAGGCGCACCGCGGCGGCGCCG contains:
- a CDS encoding IlvD/Edd family dehydratase, which produces MTTKKTGMARGLTSYGDAGFSMFLRKAFIKAMGYSDDALERPIVGIVNTYSGYNACHRTVPDLIEAVKRGVMLAGALPVDFPTVSLHESFAYPTSMFLRNLMAMDTEEMIRAQPMDAVVLIGGCDKTVPAQLMAAASAGVPAIQLVTGPMLTGSHRGERVGACTDCRRFWARYRADEIDAAEIAEVNDRLAPSAGTCSVMGTASTMALAVEALGMMLPGGAAIPAVLSERLRHAEATGAAAVRLARDGVTPDRIMTERAFENALRVLLATGGSTNGIIHLTAMAGRLGIRIDLEGFDRMGRETPVLVDLKPSGRHYMEDLHDAGGLAAILRELRPLLHLDCPTVAGTTLGEAIDAAPGPWPQDVVRTLENPIHPEGGMAFLRGTLAPGGAIVKQSAASPRLMRHTGRAVVFAGAADLAARIDDPDLDVTADDILVLQNIGPKGAPGMPEAGYLPIPRKLARQGVTDMVRISDGRMSGTASGTIVLHVTPESASGGPLALVRTGDRIRLDVPARRIDLLVDEAELAARAPVPVPHAPPERGYRKLYLDSVLQADEGCDFDFLRPEAGRTIPPRS
- the nifJ gene encoding pyruvate:ferredoxin (flavodoxin) oxidoreductase, giving the protein MPDDGSVAIARSSGEDRTQAGEIIDGNQAAASVAYRASEVIAIYPITPASPMGELADEWAAKGRPNLWGQVPRVVEMQSEGGAAGAIHGALQAGALATSFTASQGLLLMIPNLYKIAGELTPFVLHVAARTLATHALSIFGDHSDVMACRQTGFAMLASSTVQEAQDMALVAHAATLESRIPFIHFFDGFRTSHELNRVTPLDDEQVGAMLDGDAVDALRRRALTPDHPVIRGTAQNADVFFQAREACNPYYEACPGIVRGVLDRFAALTGRRYAPFDYDGAPDAERVVVAMGSGARTVRETALWLAARGHKVGALTVRLYRPFDTAGFLEALPPSVRAVAVLDRTKEPGSVGEPLFLDVVAALADAPAEFPARPVVIGGRYGLSSKEFTPGMAAAVFEELTKPQPKRRFTLGITDDVSHSSLSFDPDFDIEPPDTMRAVFFGLGSDGTVGANKNSLKIIAEHTGAHAQGYFVYDSRKAGATTVSHLRFGRNPVNAPWLIRKADFVACHHAPLLERADVLELAAPGAQVLLNLPGTPEEVWARLPREVQELAIERALRLHAIDASRVAREAGLGRRINTIMQTCFFALSEVMPRDEAIAEIRAAIEKTYGRRSEEMVRRNNAAVDEALAHLVPVPVPARGPSRPTGLPRPPAVPGDAPDFVQRVTALMLAGHGDRLPVSAFPVDGTWPLGTTRYEKRMIATEIPVWNAELCIQCNKCAMVCPHAAIRVKAAAPADLADAPEGFVTLDYRGDEFQGAKYLLQVAPDDCTGCTLCVEVCPAKDKGNPRRKALEMRPAEAVRPAARPLWDYFRQVPEAPRELVPHNVKQVQLFEPLFEFSGACAGCGETPYVKLLTQLFGDRAVIANATGCSSIYGGNLPTTPYATNADGRGPAWANSLFEDNAEFGFGIRVGIDQLADQARSLLRGLEHELSGIPVQDLLAEGPAGEGALKARREAVLELRRHLAGIAGPAARRLELLADYLAPKSVWIVGGDGWAYDIGYGGLDHVLSSDRDVNVLVLDTEVYSNTGGQQSKATPLGASAKFAMAGRAVGKKDLGMLAMAYGHVYVAHVAFGAKDAQTVRAFMEAESYPGPSLIIAYSPCVAHGYDLCHQLDQQKLAVESGHWPLFRYDPRRLAAGQPPLQLDSGPPKARLADFMANETRFGVVRRDDPERFRRLLKAAETENRLRLDLYRHMAGFVEPTAD